A window of Phyllobacterium sp. T1293 contains these coding sequences:
- a CDS encoding GNAT family N-acetyltransferase, producing MSGSKRHIGHIENADNIFVKMLEPSDFERIKVTNGGAAWNTDQKLWDQYLAEQHKEERIILLAIQELQVVGYVTLAWLSAYDPFREDDIPEINNLVVAQQARGGGIATLLIAKLEQLARDTGKTKVGIGVGLYADYGPAQKLYFKLGYTPDGNGITYDGKPVIAGEHYCVDDELILWMTKAI from the coding sequence ATGAGCGGATCAAAACGGCATATTGGCCACATCGAGAATGCGGATAATATCTTCGTCAAAATGCTCGAACCCAGTGATTTTGAACGGATAAAAGTCACCAATGGGGGAGCGGCTTGGAACACCGACCAAAAGCTTTGGGATCAATATCTTGCCGAGCAACATAAGGAGGAAAGGATCATTCTTCTGGCAATTCAAGAATTGCAGGTCGTGGGTTATGTTACCTTGGCTTGGTTGTCGGCATATGATCCATTTCGTGAAGACGATATACCCGAAATCAACAATCTTGTCGTTGCGCAACAGGCTAGAGGAGGTGGCATTGCCACCCTTCTAATCGCAAAACTCGAACAGTTGGCGAGAGATACTGGCAAGACAAAGGTGGGAATTGGGGTTGGGCTTTATGCGGATTACGGCCCGGCCCAGAAGCTCTATTTTAAACTCGGCTACACACCTGATGGCAATGGCATTACCTATGACGGAAAGCCAGTTATTGCCGGAGAGCATTACTGCGTCGACGACGAATTGATCCTTTGGATGACTAAAGCGATTTGA
- a CDS encoding SOS response-associated peptidase: MCNLFRITMGVEAMRDLFKGIGNRTNRNEFDDNIYPDYPAPIARKDADGEMELAMLRWGMPTPAEHLKPNAKTGVTVDSGVTNVRKSWIPHWQTWMGEENRCVVPVTQFSEYGSVRDPVTNKLPLYWFALNEEKPLFWFAGVWTKWSGVRKAKEGPVDTEIFAFLTTRPNAVVEPIHSKAMPVILRTPEDIDIWLNAPRKEALRLQKPLPDDELIVLPPEPPKLEELILE, encoded by the coding sequence ATGTGCAATCTTTTCCGTATCACCATGGGCGTTGAAGCAATGCGCGATCTCTTCAAGGGGATCGGCAACCGAACCAACCGAAATGAGTTTGACGACAATATCTATCCGGACTATCCGGCACCGATCGCGCGCAAGGATGCAGACGGCGAGATGGAACTGGCGATGCTCCGCTGGGGAATGCCGACGCCTGCCGAACACCTGAAGCCCAACGCCAAAACAGGCGTAACCGTCGACAGTGGAGTGACCAACGTCCGCAAGTCATGGATACCGCACTGGCAGACTTGGATGGGCGAGGAAAACCGTTGTGTTGTGCCTGTCACCCAATTTTCAGAATATGGCAGCGTCCGCGATCCCGTCACAAACAAGCTTCCGCTCTATTGGTTCGCCTTGAACGAGGAAAAGCCCCTCTTCTGGTTCGCTGGCGTCTGGACGAAATGGAGCGGTGTGCGCAAGGCAAAGGAAGGCCCGGTTGATACGGAGATATTCGCCTTCCTGACAACGCGCCCGAATGCTGTCGTCGAACCTATCCACTCCAAGGCGATGCCGGTTATCCTGCGCACCCCGGAAGACATCGACATTTGGCTGAATGCTCCGAGGAAAGAGGCGCTTAGGCTTCAAAAGCCCCTGCCCGACGACGAACTGATCGTATTGCCACCCGAGCCTCCCAAACTGGAAGAATTAATATTGGAATGA
- a CDS encoding helix-turn-helix domain-containing protein yields the protein MYLEELSDRPRFSTRAPIEGRDYAKGTPLDSFILPDAPFSWQEFLELTHDVLKTSKNPQELKLATMLYNAVGDRMGNPWAGDTSRIMQYHKARVALLARTQSKHRDVIVAMLKAGYSISAIANATGLHASSVRRWRHRLMTSDSQSFH from the coding sequence ATGTATCTAGAAGAACTTTCCGACAGACCAAGGTTCTCAACCCGCGCCCCAATCGAGGGCAGGGACTACGCCAAGGGTACGCCCCTAGATTCATTTATCCTTCCTGACGCGCCATTTAGCTGGCAGGAATTTCTCGAACTGACGCATGATGTCTTAAAGACGTCCAAGAATCCACAAGAGCTCAAACTGGCCACAATGCTTTACAACGCCGTAGGCGATCGCATGGGCAATCCGTGGGCAGGAGATACAAGCCGCATCATGCAGTACCACAAGGCGCGCGTTGCCTTGCTTGCTCGCACGCAAAGCAAGCACAGGGACGTGATCGTTGCCATGCTGAAGGCTGGATACTCCATTAGCGCCATCGCGAACGCTACAGGCCTTCACGCCTCGTCGGTGCGGCGATGGCGACATCGGCTGATGACGAGCGACAGCCAGTCTTTCCACTGA
- a CDS encoding DUF1254 domain-containing protein gives MITSAALSAMIVTSGATAQTPASSSTPVTVENYNRAQTDVNFAGVVKSGGFAKFRHGRELAPPVQQGIVRPNRDTLYSFAIFDLDAGPVTIALPEGAKRFMAMQIVNQDQYTPATFYGAGTYTVTRQMIGTRYAIAVVRFLVDFSDRQEIQQVHALQDAIKLSQDHSGNFEIPNWDETGLKKIQAALMQLGTTVSDTRHMFGAGEQDVDPVKHLIGSAMLWGGNPEKDALYLPITPARNDGKTIHKLAVGEVPVDGFWSLTVYNSKGYLEANQDNIYSVNSVTAKKGADGLVNIQFGGCDGKTQNCLPVTEGWSYTVRMFRPRAEILDGTWKFPVAQPAE, from the coding sequence ATGATAACTTCCGCTGCCCTATCCGCGATGATAGTCACTTCCGGCGCGACCGCTCAAACGCCCGCCTCTTCTTCAACCCCTGTTACCGTTGAGAACTACAATCGGGCGCAGACGGATGTTAATTTCGCCGGTGTGGTCAAGAGTGGCGGTTTTGCAAAGTTCCGCCATGGGCGCGAGCTTGCCCCTCCGGTTCAGCAGGGGATTGTCCGCCCCAATCGCGACACCTTGTATTCATTCGCCATTTTCGACCTTGATGCCGGACCGGTGACAATCGCGCTGCCCGAAGGTGCAAAGCGTTTTATGGCGATGCAGATCGTCAATCAGGATCAATATACTCCGGCAACTTTCTATGGCGCAGGTACCTACACCGTGACGCGGCAGATGATTGGCACGCGCTATGCCATTGCCGTAGTCCGTTTCCTTGTCGATTTTTCAGACAGGCAAGAAATCCAGCAAGTTCATGCCTTGCAGGATGCAATCAAACTAAGTCAGGATCATTCCGGCAATTTCGAAATCCCCAATTGGGACGAAACAGGCCTCAAGAAAATACAGGCGGCGCTTATGCAGCTTGGCACCACAGTTTCCGATACGCGGCACATGTTTGGCGCGGGCGAACAAGACGTCGATCCGGTAAAACATCTCATTGGATCGGCCATGCTGTGGGGTGGCAACCCTGAGAAAGACGCTCTTTATCTGCCAATCACACCAGCGCGAAATGACGGCAAGACCATCCACAAACTGGCGGTGGGTGAAGTCCCGGTCGACGGCTTTTGGTCACTGACCGTCTACAACAGCAAAGGCTACCTTGAAGCGAACCAAGACAACATCTATTCGGTCAATAGTGTCACGGCGAAAAAGGGTGCCGACGGCTTGGTGAATATCCAGTTTGGCGGATGCGATGGCAAAACTCAAAATTGCCTGCCAGTCACGGAGGGCTGGAGCTACACGGTGCGAATGTTTCGCCCGCGCGCTGAGATACTTGATGGCACATGGAAATTCCCTGTGGCACAGCCAGCAGAATAA
- a CDS encoding BPL-N domain-containing protein, which translates to MFGGAKYALLMFLLVLNSSANASQGGLALVYRGPAGCDDCSSAIADALKNSTFHFDVQFIGPNEKLKLEPSSFIGASLYVQPGGGQDIDGARKSLGKAGIQSVRDFISKGGRYLGICMGAYLATDLGFNIVDGETDSEVGRPGFPVSDIGDYVVPIKWKGSQLWTYYQDGPYLPKNDANSGFLALAHYQTGDVAAARYSYGKGSATLIGPHPEAPQDWYDNYGLHNPDGVNSKLIQGLLDAAMAE; encoded by the coding sequence ATGTTTGGTGGAGCAAAATATGCACTTCTCATGTTTCTTCTCGTGCTGAATAGCTCTGCAAATGCATCGCAGGGGGGCTTGGCTCTTGTGTATCGCGGGCCTGCCGGATGTGATGATTGTTCTTCTGCAATCGCCGACGCCTTAAAGAACAGTACCTTTCATTTTGACGTTCAGTTTATCGGCCCGAATGAAAAACTGAAGTTGGAACCATCCAGTTTCATCGGGGCTTCATTATATGTCCAACCCGGCGGCGGACAGGATATTGACGGGGCGAGAAAAAGCCTTGGAAAAGCTGGCATCCAGTCTGTCAGGGATTTTATATCCAAAGGCGGGCGGTATCTGGGAATTTGTATGGGTGCGTATCTCGCCACGGATCTGGGTTTTAATATTGTGGACGGTGAAACTGATTCCGAGGTTGGAAGACCGGGGTTTCCAGTTTCCGATATTGGTGATTACGTGGTGCCCATTAAATGGAAGGGCTCTCAGTTATGGACATACTATCAGGATGGTCCATATCTTCCAAAAAATGATGCGAATTCAGGTTTTCTGGCGCTTGCGCACTACCAGACGGGGGATGTGGCAGCTGCGCGCTATTCCTATGGCAAAGGCAGTGCAACGCTGATCGGACCTCATCCCGAAGCACCTCAGGATTGGTACGATAATTACGGCTTGCACAACCCGGATGGAGTAAACTCGAAACTAATTCAGGGATTGCTCGATGCCGCAATGGCTGAATAA
- a CDS encoding GNAT family N-acetyltransferase, whose product MKVQMGRIRTLLQQMDWYLTAAPQSRIHQLAALRGLDPDLLDDIGLTPADVLRGTPKDIPLNNQLFESKTSQFDSAALHIRDADDHDMTAVQSIYAYHVLNGIASFEVEVPSLDDMMARKVGVLAAGLPYLVAEAGGHIVGYSYATLYRPRPAYRYTVEDSVYIANGMSGCGIGSLLLGELIRRCEAGDWRQMVAIIGNSSNTGSLRLHERLGFEPVGTLRSVGFKFGQWVDTVLMQRALGQGDRISPV is encoded by the coding sequence ATGAAGGTGCAGATGGGCAGAATCCGCACCCTGTTGCAGCAGATGGATTGGTATCTGACCGCCGCACCCCAATCTCGAATTCATCAACTCGCTGCGTTGCGCGGGCTCGATCCAGATTTGCTTGATGATATTGGCCTGACGCCAGCCGATGTGCTGCGCGGAACCCCGAAGGATATTCCGTTGAATAATCAATTGTTTGAATCAAAGACCTCGCAGTTTGATTCCGCTGCCTTGCATATACGCGATGCCGATGATCACGACATGACAGCAGTCCAATCCATTTATGCCTATCATGTGCTCAATGGTATCGCTTCTTTTGAAGTCGAGGTTCCATCGCTGGATGACATGATGGCGCGCAAGGTAGGTGTTCTTGCCGCTGGCTTACCCTATCTGGTGGCCGAGGCGGGCGGACATATCGTGGGATATAGCTACGCTACACTCTATAGGCCACGCCCTGCCTATCGTTATACGGTGGAAGATTCAGTTTACATCGCCAATGGAATGTCCGGCTGCGGTATAGGGTCGTTGTTGCTGGGTGAATTGATCAGGCGATGCGAGGCGGGCGATTGGCGGCAGATGGTGGCCATAATAGGCAATAGCAGCAATACGGGCTCTTTGAGACTGCATGAGCGGCTTGGCTTTGAGCCGGTGGGAACATTGCGTTCTGTTGGTTTCAAGTTTGGACAGTGGGTCGATACGGTACTGATGCAAAGAGCGCTGGGGCAGGGTGATAGGATTTCACCCGTTTAG
- a CDS encoding VOC family protein — MAIKRMDNVGIVVEDLDVAIDFLLELGLELEGRTTIEGEWAGRVTGLGDQRVEIAMMRTPDGHSRLELSRFLTPPVVADHRNAPVNALGYLRVMFAVDDVDDTLERLRKRGAQLVGEVVQYKNVYRLCYIRGPEGLLIGLAQELS; from the coding sequence ATGGCAATCAAACGAATGGACAACGTCGGAATCGTCGTCGAAGACCTGGACGTGGCGATCGATTTCTTGCTCGAGCTCGGCCTGGAGCTCGAAGGGCGGACCACGATCGAAGGAGAATGGGCTGGCCGTGTGACTGGACTGGGCGATCAGCGTGTCGAGATTGCTATGATGCGCACACCGGACGGCCACAGCCGGCTCGAACTCTCCCGCTTCCTCACGCCGCCTGTCGTCGCAGATCACCGCAACGCGCCAGTCAACGCCCTAGGCTATCTCCGCGTTATGTTTGCTGTCGATGATGTGGACGACACGCTTGAAAGGCTTCGTAAGCGCGGCGCGCAGCTTGTGGGCGAAGTGGTCCAGTATAAAAACGTGTATCGACTTTGCTACATCCGTGGGCCTGAAGGACTTCTCATCGGGCTCGCCCAAGAACTCAGCTGA
- a CDS encoding GNAT family N-acetyltransferase: MKIEMRLAALNDLDVLTSLDTVTPTYSERTKEIKQWIDANECFVACHNNEIAAYGVFNYHFFRSGMIEMIMVGTAFRKKGVGAALLCYFIDICTTPKIWATTNLSNQVMQRLLSQANFSPSGYIHNLDDNDPELVFVKFLA, encoded by the coding sequence ATGAAAATTGAAATGCGGCTGGCCGCGTTGAACGATCTGGATGTTCTGACGTCTCTTGATACCGTCACCCCCACCTATTCAGAGCGTACCAAAGAAATAAAACAATGGATCGACGCGAACGAATGTTTTGTGGCTTGTCATAATAACGAAATCGCCGCCTACGGTGTTTTCAACTACCATTTCTTTCGCTCAGGCATGATTGAAATGATCATGGTTGGGACGGCATTCCGAAAGAAGGGCGTCGGCGCTGCCCTGCTGTGCTACTTTATAGATATCTGCACAACACCGAAAATTTGGGCAACAACAAACCTCTCAAATCAGGTAATGCAGAGGCTTCTCTCTCAAGCTAACTTTAGCCCGAGCGGGTATATTCATAACCTGGACGATAACGATCCGGAGCTCGTGTTTGTCAAGTTTCTGGCATAG
- a CDS encoding LysR family transcriptional regulator: MDLNATHMFVSVAQSGSLSAAAIRLGIPLPTLSRRIRELEQQLNVQLLVRSARGVKLTDAGARLYEYASRGIETLLDAEQAVTNDQARLKGRLRLSIPQTFYPWWDLLQAFQRRYPDIQIHVYSTERRVDLVEDGIDVALRVGAIVHDNMIARHVLSFRNVLVASPQLIARLGMPSVPDDLRSFPCAVWASRIDNPARWDLGGQIVEPPTVFSANDYQHLCCRALGGDVVTELPPFLAAAPIRDKRLIPLLPRYPLPEWSINLIYPPHRHQSTIVRTYLDFCQSYRPNIVQACQIDVVS; the protein is encoded by the coding sequence ATGGATCTCAATGCCACTCACATGTTCGTATCGGTCGCTCAATCGGGCAGTCTTTCAGCGGCAGCGATCCGTCTTGGAATTCCGCTTCCGACGCTGAGCCGGCGGATAAGGGAGTTGGAGCAGCAGCTCAATGTGCAGTTGCTGGTACGCTCGGCGCGCGGCGTAAAACTCACCGACGCGGGAGCACGGCTGTATGAATATGCCAGCCGCGGTATTGAGACATTGCTCGATGCCGAGCAGGCTGTGACGAACGATCAGGCACGATTAAAAGGACGCCTGCGGCTATCAATACCCCAGACCTTTTACCCTTGGTGGGATTTGCTTCAGGCGTTTCAGCGCCGCTATCCTGATATCCAGATACATGTCTATTCGACGGAGCGCCGCGTTGATCTGGTGGAGGACGGTATAGATGTCGCTCTTCGGGTAGGGGCAATTGTTCACGATAACATGATCGCGCGGCATGTTCTGTCTTTTCGCAACGTTCTGGTTGCCAGCCCGCAACTGATTGCACGTCTTGGCATGCCGAGCGTGCCCGATGATCTTCGCAGCTTTCCGTGCGCTGTATGGGCTTCACGCATCGATAATCCGGCTCGTTGGGATTTGGGCGGACAGATCGTCGAGCCGCCCACGGTGTTCTCAGCAAATGATTACCAGCACTTATGTTGCCGAGCGCTGGGCGGCGATGTGGTCACTGAATTGCCGCCGTTTCTGGCGGCTGCACCCATTCGCGATAAGCGACTTATACCGTTGCTGCCGCGTTATCCATTGCCTGAATGGTCTATCAACCTGATCTACCCGCCGCATCGCCATCAATCGACAATTGTCAGAACATATCTGGATTTTTGCCAGAGTTATCGCCCGAACATTGTTCAGGCTTGCCAGATCGATGTTGTGTCATGA
- a CDS encoding LysR family transcriptional regulator, whose protein sequence is MSSLSLDQLATFVEVIELGSFSAAADRLNISQPAVSLQVRQLEKRLGVLLIERIGRKATPTAAGTELLAHAGRINREVSGALDAMARYTTETIGRVRLGTGATACIYLLPPLLRSLRQGFPSLDITVSTGNTADMVKAVEDNVLDIALVTMPASGRMLEIKSILRDEFVAVAPAGVVMPPQLTAAELVKNPLILFEPSGNTRRIIDRWFEQSGVTLQPVMSLGNVEAIKELVRAGLGWAILPAMAVREPEQRRAFTVRPLIPNLHRELALIIRQDKTVTRGLRALIAAITESGTRRQI, encoded by the coding sequence GTGTCGTCCCTTAGCCTTGATCAGCTTGCAACCTTCGTAGAGGTCATCGAACTCGGCAGTTTTTCAGCCGCTGCTGACAGGTTGAATATCAGCCAACCGGCCGTGAGCCTGCAGGTGCGCCAACTCGAAAAACGGCTCGGCGTCCTCCTGATCGAGCGAATCGGTCGTAAAGCCACACCAACGGCTGCCGGTACTGAACTTCTCGCCCATGCCGGGCGTATCAACCGGGAAGTCTCAGGCGCTTTGGATGCCATGGCCAGATATACGACAGAAACAATCGGTCGTGTGCGCTTGGGCACCGGTGCAACCGCCTGCATCTACCTGCTGCCGCCACTCCTGCGCAGCTTGCGCCAGGGTTTTCCCTCGCTGGATATTACTGTCAGCACTGGCAATACGGCGGATATGGTCAAGGCGGTGGAAGACAATGTTCTCGACATAGCGCTCGTCACAATGCCCGCATCGGGCCGGATGCTCGAAATCAAATCGATCCTGCGAGATGAATTTGTCGCTGTCGCCCCGGCTGGTGTCGTGATGCCGCCGCAGCTCACAGCTGCGGAGCTGGTCAAGAATCCGCTGATTCTGTTCGAACCGTCAGGCAATACGCGCCGGATCATCGACAGATGGTTTGAGCAAAGCGGCGTAACCCTGCAACCTGTCATGTCACTCGGCAACGTGGAGGCAATCAAGGAGTTGGTCCGCGCCGGGCTTGGCTGGGCCATCCTGCCAGCCATGGCGGTACGGGAACCGGAACAAAGGCGCGCCTTTACGGTGCGCCCGCTCATCCCCAATCTGCACCGCGAACTGGCCCTCATCATCCGGCAGGACAAAACAGTCACCCGTGGCTTGCGCGCACTGATCGCGGCTATCACCGAGAGTGGCACGCGCAGACAGATCTGA
- a CDS encoding pyocin activator PrtN family protein → MIKKYEPKPSGLNTLFFLMAQYGPTAVVPLDQVCQDYFSHLTIEKFMRKAALGEIAIPITRLEKSQRSHRGVHILDLAEYIDARRAEAVKEYKQIFE, encoded by the coding sequence ATGATCAAGAAGTACGAACCGAAGCCGTCTGGTCTGAACACGCTATTCTTCCTTATGGCTCAGTACGGACCAACGGCGGTCGTGCCGCTAGATCAAGTCTGCCAGGACTACTTCAGTCACCTCACAATTGAGAAATTTATGAGAAAAGCTGCGTTGGGTGAAATTGCCATCCCAATTACCAGATTGGAAAAAAGTCAGAGAAGCCATCGTGGCGTGCACATTCTTGATCTAGCTGAGTATATTGATGCGCGGCGGGCTGAAGCCGTCAAAGAATACAAGCAGATTTTCGAGTAA
- a CDS encoding DUF2750 domain-containing protein — MVGSAASTDTRADWQKANEPDMGEILKVLTYAPVKRYKYFIDMVIRTECIWACGVGERWAMMDDEHLVPFMFPVWPAKQFAYLWIPPQADLSGLEVRPIPLDVALEKVLPSLEVDQIAVCFDGHDKGPVVTVEKFAADLQKALAAKKRQLN; from the coding sequence ATGGTGGGATCTGCTGCCAGCACAGATACGCGCGCCGATTGGCAGAAGGCAAATGAACCGGATATGGGCGAGATTTTGAAAGTCCTCACCTATGCCCCGGTCAAGCGCTACAAATATTTCATCGATATGGTGATTAGAACGGAATGCATCTGGGCGTGTGGTGTCGGCGAACGATGGGCCATGATGGACGACGAACATCTTGTGCCGTTCATGTTCCCGGTCTGGCCAGCGAAACAGTTCGCCTATTTATGGATACCACCCCAGGCCGATTTATCCGGGCTAGAGGTAAGACCAATCCCTCTCGATGTAGCGCTTGAGAAAGTCCTGCCATCGCTTGAAGTGGACCAGATTGCAGTTTGTTTTGACGGACACGACAAGGGGCCGGTGGTTACTGTCGAGAAATTTGCCGCTGATCTGCAGAAGGCATTGGCAGCGAAGAAGCGGCAGCTCAACTGA
- a CDS encoding helix-turn-helix domain-containing protein — MLVFFIEDTAMNPAQCRAARAMLEWTQPELAKEAGVSASTIRDFESSRRIPIANNLAAIERALTAAGVLFIDPNGNGPGVRLRDR; from the coding sequence ATGTTGGTGTTTTTTATTGAGGATACTGCGATGAACCCCGCTCAATGTCGAGCCGCTCGAGCAATGTTGGAATGGACGCAACCTGAATTAGCGAAGGAAGCTGGCGTCTCCGCATCCACGATTCGAGATTTCGAATCTTCCCGGCGTATACCTATCGCAAACAATCTCGCGGCGATCGAACGTGCCCTCACAGCAGCCGGCGTGCTTTTCATTGATCCGAACGGCAATGGCCCAGGCGTCAGGTTGAGGGATCGATGA
- a CDS encoding helix-turn-helix transcriptional regulator, producing the protein MTEEKRLLTRGEAAAYCGLKPSAFSDWVRKGTMPKPINGSRRWDKKAIDAKLDEIAGIQTARAPAINDDGESELQKWQREHEVIQADRPKLRLNDRQEQALRYLHPRHPEPQETRFIRGVADRTLEELVEKGAVAEVRQPKDAPRKFKLTPLGLDEHARYEREDQRQIDRYRQR; encoded by the coding sequence ATGACCGAAGAAAAACGCCTACTCACCCGCGGAGAAGCTGCGGCTTATTGCGGTCTAAAACCGTCCGCTTTCTCCGATTGGGTCCGCAAGGGCACGATGCCGAAGCCAATAAACGGATCCCGGCGTTGGGATAAAAAGGCGATTGATGCCAAGTTGGATGAGATTGCGGGTATTCAAACCGCACGCGCACCGGCAATCAATGATGATGGGGAATCTGAACTTCAAAAGTGGCAGAGAGAACATGAAGTCATCCAAGCTGACCGGCCTAAATTGAGGCTTAACGATAGGCAAGAACAAGCGCTTAGGTATCTTCATCCACGCCATCCAGAGCCACAGGAGACGCGGTTTATACGAGGGGTGGCTGATCGTACGTTGGAAGAGCTCGTTGAAAAAGGCGCGGTCGCTGAGGTTCGGCAACCCAAAGATGCGCCAAGAAAGTTTAAACTCACTCCTCTTGGGTTGGATGAACACGCTCGATATGAACGAGAAGACCAGAGGCAAATAGATAGATATCGCCAACGCTAA
- a CDS encoding DUF982 domain-containing protein, translating to MTIETKKVGLYRNITSVEEAAEFLVYDWPIEKGPLQLQARIDCLDAMENALDAEQARASFIAAVKEAGIFVREGR from the coding sequence GTGACCATCGAAACCAAGAAGGTCGGCCTTTACCGGAACATCACGTCGGTTGAGGAAGCCGCAGAGTTTCTTGTTTATGATTGGCCGATTGAGAAGGGACCGTTGCAATTGCAGGCCCGGATTGATTGTCTCGATGCCATGGAGAATGCTCTGGATGCTGAGCAGGCGAGAGCGTCATTCATCGCTGCGGTGAAAGAGGCGGGCATATTCGTCCGGGAAGGGCGTTAG